Sequence from the Zeugodacus cucurbitae isolate PBARC_wt_2022May chromosome 5, idZeuCucr1.2, whole genome shotgun sequence genome:
AATGCAAGAATAACCtcatttttagtaaatataacaCATCCTCTTTTCCGTCTTTAGACAAACGATGGTTTGTCAGTCTGTAACTAAGTTTTCTAATTACAAAAGTACCTCTCAGATGAGACTAACCTTCTGTTCAGGAATCCAGGGTTAAGAATGCCCGAATGAATTTATTGCATAAGAAACTGTTTAATTTACTTAGAATAAGTGTGAAGAGCTTTACACCGAAGACCAGTTAACTGTTAGTAAAAAGAATAGCCATACAACGAGACCATTCTCAATCACCTCTTACTCGACGACATACAGGACTATACCGACCGGACTTCGGATGCGATATACTTTCAACAAACACTGAACGTATTTCACAGATAAGCCATTAACATCTTCATCGACTCCCTCTCCGTGAATAGCGTACTTGGAGATAAGACATCACCCTTCGCAAACGTCACGCGCAACTTCATTCTGGATACTGTTGCAGGTTAAACTGCTACCTATCCAGATTGAGCCCCAATATATGTACTGCATGTAAAGAGTCCCACTaacatgacactaaccaccaaCATGCATGTCCCCTAAACCCTACTCATTTAACACCCCCTTTCCTTTGGTTCGGCCCTGTctaaacagctcgtttcctggacctcccgttagatgacgtAGTTGACAATTCATTTAAGCTTGCTGATTTAGGCAGGTTTgagtaaccgttacaacaacaacaaccactcgAAGTAATTCTTTAGTCtctaatttaaacatttaaaatattccccattatatattttttctaatgcaatctattatattatttccaCTCACAgcaaattaacaataaattcgCTTGCTATACCCGATACATTCTGCTCGATGGATCCGGATTCCGGATATCAGTGCTCACCCGGCATGATTTGCATGAAAATGGATTTTCTCAGTAGTTATGTGATTGGTTTCAATGGTTTCGAGGACTTTGCTACGAGCATTTTCACTGTCTACCAAGCGGCCTCGCAAGAAGGTTGGGTCTTTATAATGTATCGCGCGATCGATTCACTGCCCGCTTGGCGCGCGGCTTTCTACTTCAGGTTGGTATTCAAAGACATGTCATTtgcaattttcatatatataattcaTGTTTCAGCACAATGATATTCTTTCTCGCTTGGCTGGTGAAGAACGTCTTCATTGCTGTTATTACGGAAACATTCAACGAGATACGCGTGCAATTCCAACAGATGTGGGGCGCACGTGGACACATACAAAAGACCGCCGCGTCGCAGATACTCAGCGGCAATGATTCCGGCTGGCGTTTGGTTACCATAGATGATAATAAACATGGCGGTTTGGCGCCTGAAACCTGTCACGCGATCTTACGTTCTCCCTACTTTCGCATGTTGGTGATGACCGTGATCTTGGCTAACGGCATTGTTATGGCAACAATGACGTTTAAGCACGATGGGCGCCCGAGAAATGTTTTCTATGAGAAATATTACTACATCGAAATGGCGTTCACATTCTTCTTGGACTTGGAGACGCTCTTCAAGATTTATTGTTTGGGTTGGCGTGGTTACTACAAGCATTccatacacaaatttgaattgcTTTTGGCCTTGGGCACCACCATACACATTGTGCCGATGTTTTATCTGTCGGGTTTCACTTACTTTCAGGTAAAATATAATTGGATTACCTCAAAGACGTGGTGAGGTCCATGCAGCATGATTTTCAAACCTTTCTCATATCTCACTTTGCAGGTTCTGCGCGTTGTACGCTTAATCAAGGCGTCACCAATGCTTGAGGGCTTCGTCTATAAGATTTTCGGTCCCGGCAAGAAACTCGGCTCACTGATCATATTCACCATGTGCTTGCTTATCATTAGCTCCAGCATTTCGATGCAACTTTTTTGCTTTCTCTGTGACTTTACGAAATTTGAATCATTTCCGGAAGCTTTTATGTCTATGTTCCAGATTCTCACGCAAGAGGCTTGGGTTGAGGTTATGGACGAAACGATGGTACGCACGAGTAAAACACTAACCCCGCTAGTTGCCGTCTATTTCATACTCTACCACTTGTTCGTCACACTGATCGTGCTCAGCTTGTTCGTGGCGGTCATTTTGGACAATTTGGAATTGGATGaggatataaaaaaattgaagcaaCTGAAATTTCGTGAGCAGAGCGCTGAGATTAAGGAAACATTACCATTTCGTTTGCGCATTTTCGAGAAGTTTCCCGACTCACCACAAATGACCATCTTGCATAGGATACCGAATGATTTCACACTACCCAAAGTACGTGAATCGTTCATGAAACATTTCGTTATTGAGCTGGAAACCGATGATCCCTCCATCGTGGAGAATTGTAAGCGTCCGATGTCAGAGTGTTGGGAATCGAATGTGGTGTTTCGTAAGCAGAAGCCGGTGCGCATCATGAACAAGACGCCCAAGGTGCGTTCCGCGGGCAGCAGTTTGCGCAAGTTGGCCATCACGCATATTATCAAGTAAGCGAAAGATTTTGTAATACTCTTATTACATTGTATATTTAATTGGCAGCGAAATTCTGAAGCCGGGAGACTTCGGTTGAAACAATTTGATCACAAAGGgaatacaaatatgaataataataataatttgtatatattaccgTTAGCTACATACATTTAGTTGCGCAACAAATGATTCATGTGTCCCTATCAAAATGTTTCCACACAGACTGTCCCGCATGCAATGTGTGCTCAAAATTCTCATATATGTGTacttttattcaaaattgactTATTCAAGTCGACTTTCCAGTGATTCGAATAATCAGCGTTTAATGCTTGGAGACTCCGCTATGCTGCCTGTCGTAGGCGGCAAAGGGGGTTTAAAGTCTCAAGGCACCATAACACATTCGAAACCATGGCGTGTAGATCAAAAGAAGTAGGTTCCCAAAACAATAATTGCGCGTACGCATTAATCTTCTATTGGTTTTCTTCAATTCTCCATTCCATTACACCAGATTTGGTTCACGTTCCATACGTCGTAGCGTACGTTCCGGTTCGATTAAATTGAAACAAACCTATGAACATCTCATGGAGAACGGTGATATTGCGGCAGCGCCACGCGCCAATTCGGGACGTGCTAGGCCACATGATCTCGACATAAAATTGCTGCAAGCGAAGCGTCAGCAAGCCGAAATGCGACGCAATCAACGCGAAGAGGACTTGCGTGAGAATCATCCGTTCTTCGATACGCCACTGTTTCTGGTGCCGCGTGAGAGTCGCTTTCGTAAGATCTGTCAGAAGATCGTGCACGGCCGTTACGATGCGCGACTTAAGGATCCGCTAACGGGCAAGGAGCGCAAAGTGCAGTACAAAAGCATGCAGTAAGTGGTTGGAGTAACCGAAATATCTTTTTACTActtattttcactttaattatttcCTTCTCATTCGTAGCAACTTTCTCGGTTTGGTCACCTACTTGGATTGGTTGATGATCTTTGTTACGACACTTTCTTGCATATCGATGATGTTCGAAACGCCAAGCTATCGCGTGATGGATCATCCGACTCTACAAATAGCCGAATATGGTTTTGTAGTATTTATGAGTCTGGAGTTGGCATTGAAAATACTTGCCGACGGTCTCTTCTTCACACCGAAAGCCTATATTAAGGATGTAGCTGCAGTGCTGGATGTCTTCATTTATGTTGTATCCACATCCTTTCTCTGTTGGATGCCCCAACAGATACCGACCAGTTCTGGCGCACAACTATTGATGATTTTGCGCTGTGTACGCCCATTGCGTATTTTCACGCTGGTGCCACACATGCGCAAAGTCGTTTATGAGTTGTGTCGCGGCTTCAAAGAGATCTTACTCGTATCCACATTGCTTATACTACTCATGTTTATATTCGCCAGCTATGGTGTACAGTTATATGGTGGTCGCTTGGCGCGTTGCAATGATCCGACCATTTTGCGTCGCGAAGATTGTGTGGGCGTGTTTATGCGTCGTGTGTttgtaacgaaaatgaaatTGGTACCCGCTAATAATGAGTCATATCCGTCGATGTTGGTGCCACGCGTTTGGGCTAATCCACGCCGATTTAATTTCGATAATATCGGTGATGCGATGCTGACGCTGTTTGAGGTGCTCTCCTTTAAGGGTTGGCTGGATGTGCGTGATGTGCTGATCAAAGCTGTTGGACCGGTAGGCgcgtatttttgttttatatgaaTGATTCtacagtattttatatattctagATCCATGCGGTTTACATACACATCTATATTTTCTTGGGCTGTATGATCGGGTTGACCTTGTTTGTTGGTGTAGTGATCGCTAATTACTCGGAGAATAAAGGTACTGCTCTGCTGACGGTCGATCAACGTCGTTGGTGTGATCTGAAGAAACGTTTGAAGATTGCTCAGCCACTGCACTTACCACCACGTCCGGATGGCAGAAAGTTCCGTGCTTTCACTTATGACATCACTCAGAACATAATCTTCAAACGTATTATTGCCGTGGTAGTGCTGATCAACAGCATGTTGTTGTCTATAAcggtaaatatgaattttatccGCGTAGAAATTGTAAAGTAGTGAGGGAGAATTAGTTGAAAATAGAGCTCAATTTGCTTGTGATCCATAAGATCTATCGGAAGTGTGTTTTTGGGATCTTGGGAATACTAAGTCTTGTGTACAAACCTAAGCAGGAGTGATTCGAAAAAAGAATCAATAGTTCtgaataccgttattttttcaacataatGTTTAATGCAGAATTTTCTTCTTCCAGTGGATCAAAGGTGAAGTCCACACGGAACGTTTGGTGGTTGTCAGTGcagttttgaattttgtttttgtcattgaggtggttatgaaaaatattgcatttacacCACGTGGTTACTGGCAATCGCGTCGTAATCGTTATGATCTACTCGTCACCGTGGCCGGTGTTGTTTGGATATTCTTGCAGACTATATTAAGGGTAAGACGCTCACATTTCTTAAGTCAAACTTGTATcttcattttctatattttatagaacGATCTCTCCTACTTCTTCGGTTTTATGGTGGTGATTTTACGTTTCTTCACCATAACCGGTAAACACACCACGCTcaaaatgttgatgttgactGTGGGCGTGTCGGTTTGCAAATCTTTCTTCATCATATTCGGCATGTTTTTGTTGGTATTCTTTTATGCCTTGGCCGGCACCATACTCTTCGGTACTGTTAAGTATGGTGAAGGTATTGGTAGACGCGCAAACTTCGGCTCACCGGTAACGGGTGTAGCAATGCTGTTTCGTATTGTGACCGGCGAAGATTGGAATAAGATTATGCATGATTGCATGGTGCAGCCACCATATTGTACACCGGGCAATAATTACTGGGAGACCGATTGTGGTGAGTTTTTTTAACCCATTAAGAAAAAAAGCGCGTAAAGAGGTTTAAGaagatttttagatatttttcattttacgcTATAAACTATAAACTTCCTTTCACGAATTCTTAGGCAACTTCACAGCTAGCTTGGTTTATTTCTGCACCTTCTACGTCATCATTACTTATATAGTATTGAATTTGCTAGTGGGTAAGTGAATTGCAAAACAGTATACCAAAAGGAATGAGAATTTATTTCACACTTATTGCAGCTATTATCATGGAGAACTTTTCATTATTCTACTCCAACGAAGAAGACGCTTTGCTTTCTTATGCCGACATACGTAATTTCCAGAACACATGGAACATAGTGGACATACATCAACGAGGCGTAATACCGGTGCGACGTGTGAAGTTCATATTGCGTCTATTGAAAGGGAGACTAGAGTGTGATCCACAAAAGGATCGTTTGCTCTTCAAGTACATGTGCTATGAATTGGATAAGTTGCATAATGGTGAAGATGTGACTTTTCACGATGTGATCAAGTATGTCTTTATATTGATTTAAACatgattaattgaaagaaatattaaactttCGTTTTTTATGTGAATGCAGCATGTTATCCTATCGTTCAGTGGATATACGTAAAGCATTGCAGTTGGAAGAGTTGCTGGCACGTGAAGAATTCGAGTATTTGGTCGAGGAGGAAGTCGCTAAGATGACCATACGCACTTGGTTGGAGGGTTGTCTGAAGAAGATACGTGCACAAAATGCAAGTGTAAGCTTTTACACAtttaaaatatggaaattaactaaaaaacatttttttttgcttttattagaaGCAACAAAACTCATTAATCGCCGGTTTGCGTGCCACCAACGAACAGTTAATGCTGCTCAAAACACCAGAGGATAAAACACCCACCAGCGGTGGTGAGAAACCACCTGGCAGCGCAACGGCAGCGGGTCCACCAACTAGTGATGCTTTTTCGCCCACCTTCAGTTCGACGGAGAATGAAGAGAAGGACGCCAGTGGTAGTGCGGCTGTCTCCACCACTGGCGAACCGCATGGCGTGCAACGTGTCATAAGTGGTACGAAACGCGCACAAGTGCTGAATCGCTCTGATTCAACGGGCAGTTCAGCGGGTCGCAAGTATTTGGCGCCCACCACATCCGATCCACAACAACGCAGCACACTCACGGACAAGGAGCGTTTACACATTAGTAGTCA
This genomic interval carries:
- the LOC105215519 gene encoding sodium leak channel NALCN isoform X1, whose translation is MIDRLHTRRLGAASNRSDTSSISAATTGVGGGVGAGTSGGGTITTPPASTSSSSGHSLQQQQQHSHSQQQFRSSLHHHHHSAGHSHFTFNTGGSYSQGHSSGSLSRISRKAGASLSASAQSGHGFDGTSSVNSPSVVNSGSGSASSGPALLPTMGPMLGTSTSGGTGIAGGQLGVHSQNVSSNTAGNSSAGGGGLGAGGSGSGAGIGAGVMGGIGGVGGGAIGGGVGMGICGGISSTMGPSSAAITGVPPIGLGLATGIGNKMLGRKQSLKGGEPFLADYGPEESLNESADIEWVNKLWVRRLMRLCALVSLASVSLNTPKTFERHPPLQYITFASDTAVTLLFTAEMIAKMHIRGVLHGEVPYLKDHWCQFDASMVFFLWISIILQIFEVIEIVPKYSYISILRAPRPLIMIRFLRVFLKFSMPKSRINQIFKRSSQQIYNVTLFFLFFMSLYGLLGVQFFGELKNHCVMNNSEYDDQGRPKLTINSLAIPDTFCSMDPDSGYQCSPGMICMKMDFLSSYVIGFNGFEDFATSIFTVYQAASQEGWVFIMYRAIDSLPAWRAAFYFSTMIFFLAWLVKNVFIAVITETFNEIRVQFQQMWGARGHIQKTAASQILSGNDSGWRLVTIDDNKHGGLAPETCHAILRSPYFRMLVMTVILANGIVMATMTFKHDGRPRNVFYEKYYYIEMAFTFFLDLETLFKIYCLGWRGYYKHSIHKFELLLALGTTIHIVPMFYLSGFTYFQVLRVVRLIKASPMLEGFVYKIFGPGKKLGSLIIFTMCLLIISSSISMQLFCFLCDFTKFESFPEAFMSMFQILTQEAWVEVMDETMVRTSKTLTPLVAVYFILYHLFVTLIVLSLFVAVILDNLELDEDIKKLKQLKFREQSAEIKETLPFRLRIFEKFPDSPQMTILHRIPNDFTLPKVRESFMKHFVIELETDDPSIVENCKRPMSECWESNVVFRKQKPVRIMNKTPKVRSAGSSLRKLAITHIINRLSSDSNNQRLMLGDSAMLPVVGGKGGLKSQGTITHSKPWRVDQKKFGSRSIRRSVRSGSIKLKQTYEHLMENGDIAAAPRANSGRARPHDLDIKLLQAKRQQAEMRRNQREEDLRENHPFFDTPLFLVPRESRFRKICQKIVHGRYDARLKDPLTGKERKVQYKSMHNFLGLVTYLDWLMIFVTTLSCISMMFETPSYRVMDHPTLQIAEYGFVVFMSLELALKILADGLFFTPKAYIKDVAAVLDVFIYVVSTSFLCWMPQQIPTSSGAQLLMILRCVRPLRIFTLVPHMRKVVYELCRGFKEILLVSTLLILLMFIFASYGVQLYGGRLARCNDPTILRREDCVGVFMRRVFVTKMKLVPANNESYPSMLVPRVWANPRRFNFDNIGDAMLTLFEVLSFKGWLDVRDVLIKAVGPIHAVYIHIYIFLGCMIGLTLFVGVVIANYSENKGTALLTVDQRRWCDLKKRLKIAQPLHLPPRPDGRKFRAFTYDITQNIIFKRIIAVVVLINSMLLSITWIKGEVHTERLVVVSAVLNFVFVIEVVMKNIAFTPRGYWQSRRNRYDLLVTVAGVVWIFLQTILRNDLSYFFGFMVVILRFFTITGKHTTLKMLMLTVGVSVCKSFFIIFGMFLLVFFYALAGTILFGTVKYGEGIGRRANFGSPVTGVAMLFRIVTGEDWNKIMHDCMVQPPYCTPGNNYWETDCGNFTASLVYFCTFYVIITYIVLNLLVAIIMENFSLFYSNEEDALLSYADIRNFQNTWNIVDIHQRGVIPVRRVKFILRLLKGRLECDPQKDRLLFKYMCYELDKLHNGEDVTFHDVINMLSYRSVDIRKALQLEELLAREEFEYLVEEEVAKMTIRTWLEGCLKKIRAQNASKQQNSLIAGLRATNEQLMLLKTPEDKTPTSGGEKPPGSATAAGPPTSDAFSPTFSSTENEEKDASGSAAVSTTGEPHGVQRVISGTKRAQVLNRSDSTGSSAGRKYLAPTTSDPQQRSTLTDKERLHISSQQKKKNSMTAVPILPPVVAASGSAIKRDLNRTSGFFTSGNSDGSQFHYPPNVVNHFGEQHGPLGSPSAIMGHIIAGSKLLPFNNQANAVYEVHDWWQEQVICTLHSDDEG
- the LOC105215519 gene encoding sodium leak channel NALCN isoform X3, which codes for MIDRLHTRRLGAASNRSDTSSISAATTGVGGGVGAGTSGGGTITTPPASTSSSSGHSLQQQQQHSHSQQQFRSSLHHHHHSAGHSHFTFNTGGSYSQGHSSGSLSRISRKAGASLSASAQSGHGFDGTSSVNSPSVVNSGSGSASSGPALLPTMGPMLGTSTSGGTGIAGGQLGVHSQNVSSNTAGNSSAGGGGLGAGGSGSGAGIGAGVMGGIGGVGGGAIGGGVGMGICGGISSTMGPSSAAITGVPPIGLGLATGIGNKMLGRKQSLKGGEPFLADYGPEESLNESADIEWVNKLWVRRLMRLCALVSLASVSLNTPKTFERHPPLQYITFASDTAVTLLFTAEMIAKMHIRGVLHGEVPYLKDHWCQFDASMVFFLWISIILQIFEVIEIVPKYSYISILRAPRPLIMIRFLRVFLKFSMPKSRINQIFKRSSQQIYNVTLFFLFFMSLYGLLGVQFFGELKNHCVMNNSEYDDQGRPKLTINSLAIPDTFCSMDPDSGYQCSPGMICMKMDFLSSYVIGFNGFEDFATSIFTVYQAASQEGWVFIMYRAIDSLPAWRAAFYFSTMIFFLAWLVKNVFIAVITETFNEIRVQFQQMWGARGHIQKTAASQILSGNDSGWRLVTIDDNKHGGLAPETCHAILRSPYFRMLVMTVILANGIVMATMTFKHDGRPRNVFYEKYYYIEMAFTFFLDLETLFKIYCLGWRGYYKHSIHKFELLLALGTTIHIVPMFYLSGFTYFQVLRVVRLIKASPMLEGFVYKIFGPGKKLGSLIIFTMCLLIISSSISMQLFCFLCDFTKFESFPEAFMSMFQILTQEAWVEVMDETMVRTSKTLTPLVAVYFILYHLFVTLIVLSLFVAVILDNLELDEDIKKLKQLKFREQSAEIKETLPFRLRIFEKFPDSPQMTILHRIPNDFTLPKVRESFMKHFVIELETDDPSIVENCKRPMSECWESNVVFRKQKPVRIMNKTPKVRSAGSSLRKLAITHIINDSNNQRLMLGDSAMLPVVGGKGGLKSQGTITHSKPWRVDQKKFGSRSIRRSVRSGSIKLKQTYEHLMENGDIAAAPRANSGRARPHDLDIKLLQAKRQQAEMRRNQREEDLRENHPFFDTPLFLVPRESRFRKICQKIVHGRYDARLKDPLTGKERKVQYKSMHNFLGLVTYLDWLMIFVTTLSCISMMFETPSYRVMDHPTLQIAEYGFVVFMSLELALKILADGLFFTPKAYIKDVAAVLDVFIYVVSTSFLCWMPQQIPTSSGAQLLMILRCVRPLRIFTLVPHMRKVVYELCRGFKEILLVSTLLILLMFIFASYGVQLYGGRLARCNDPTILRREDCVGVFMRRVFVTKMKLVPANNESYPSMLVPRVWANPRRFNFDNIGDAMLTLFEVLSFKGWLDVRDVLIKAVGPIHAVYIHIYIFLGCMIGLTLFVGVVIANYSENKGTALLTVDQRRWCDLKKRLKIAQPLHLPPRPDGRKFRAFTYDITQNIIFKRIIAVVVLINSMLLSITWIKGEVHTERLVVVSAVLNFVFVIEVVMKNIAFTPRGYWQSRRNRYDLLVTVAGVVWIFLQTILRNDLSYFFGFMVVILRFFTITGKHTTLKMLMLTVGVSVCKSFFIIFGMFLLVFFYALAGTILFGTVKYGEGIGRRANFGSPVTGVAMLFRIVTGEDWNKIMHDCMVQPPYCTPGNNYWETDCGNFTASLVYFCTFYVIITYIVLNLLVAIIMENFSLFYSNEEDALLSYADIRNFQNTWNIVDIHQRGVIPVRRVKFILRLLKGRLECDPQKDRLLFKYMCYELDKLHNGEDVTFHDVINMLSYRSVDIRKALQLEELLAREEFEYLVEEEVAKMTIRTWLEGCLKKIRAQNASKQQNSLIAGLRATNEQLMLLKTPEDKTPTSGGEKPPGSATAAGPPTSDAFSPTFSSTENEEKDASGSAAVSTTGEPHGVQRVISGTKRAQVLNRSDSTGSSAGRKYLAPTTSDPQQRSTLTDKERLHISSQQKKKNSMTAVPILPPVVAASGSAIKRDLNRTSGFFTSGNSDGSQFHYPPNVVNHFGEQHGPLGSPSAIMGHIIAGSKLLPFNNQANAVYEVHDWWQEQVICTLHSDDEG
- the LOC105215519 gene encoding sodium leak channel NALCN isoform X2 yields the protein MIDRLHTRRLGAASNRSDTSSISAATTGVGGGVGAGTSGGGTITTPPASTSSSSGHSLQQQQQHSHSQQQFRSSLHHHHHSAGHSHFTFNTGGSYSQGHSSGSLSRISRKAGASLSASAQSGHGFDGTSSVNSPSVVNSGSGSASSGPALLPTMGPMLGTSTSGGTGIAGGQLGVHSQNVSSNTAGNSSAGGGGLGAGGSGSGAGIGAGVMGGIGGVGGGAIGGGVGMGICGGISSTMGPSSAAITGVPPIGLGLATGIGNKMLGRKQSLKGGEPFLADYGPEESLNESADIEWVNKLWVRRLMRLCALVSLASVSLNTPKTFERHPPLQYITFASDTAVTLLFTAEMIAKMHIRGVLHGEVPYLKDHWCQFDASMVFFLWISIILQIFEVIEIVPKYSYISILRAPRPLIMIRFLRVFLKFSMPKSRINQIFKRSSQQIYNVTLFFLFFMSLYGLLGVQFFGELKNHCVMNNSEYDDQGRPKLTINSLAIPDTFCSMDPDSGYQCSPGMICMKMDFLSSYVIGFNGFEDFATSIFTVYQAASQEGWVFIMYRAIDSLPAWRAAFYFSTMIFFLAWLVKNVFIAVITETFNEIRVQFQQMWGARGHIQKTAASQILSGNDSGWRLVTIDDNKHGGLAPETCHAILRSPYFRMLVMTVILANGIVMATMTFKHDGRPRNVFYEKYYYIEMAFTFFLDLETLFKIYCLGWRGYYKHSIHKFELLLALGTTIHIVPMFYLSGFTYFQVLRVVRLIKASPMLEGFVYKIFGPGKKLGSLIIFTMCLLIISSSISMQLFCFLCDFTKFESFPEAFMSMFQILTQEAWVEVMDETMVRTSKTLTPLVAVYFILYHLFVTLIVLSLFVAVILDNLELDEDIKKLKQLKFREQSAEIKETLPFRLRIFEKFPDSPQMTILHRIPNDFTLPKVRESFMKHFVIELETDDPSIVENCKRPMSECWESNVVFRKQKPVRIMNKTPKVRSAGSSLRKLAITHIINRLSSDSNNQRLMLGDSAMLPVVGGKGGLKSQGTITHSKPWRVDQKKFGSRSIRRSVRSGSIKLKQTYEHLMENGDIAAAPRANSGRARPHDLDIKLLQAKRQQAEMRRNQREEDLRENHPFFDTPLFLVPRESRFRKICQKIVHGRYDARLKDPLTGKERKVQYKSMHNFLGLVTYLDWLMIFVTTLSCISMMFETPSYRVMDHPTLQIAEYGFVVFMSLELALKILADGLFFTPKAYIKDVAAVLDVFIYVVSTSFLCWMPQQIPTSSGAQLLMILRCVRPLRIFTLVPHMRKVVYELCRGFKEILLVSTLLILLMFIFASYGVQLYGGRLARCNDPTILRREDCVGVFMRRVFVTKMKLVPANNESYPSMLVPRVWANPRRFNFDNIGDAMLTLFEVLSFKGWLDVRDVLIKAVGPIHAVYIHIYIFLGCMIGLTLFVGVVIANYSENKGTALLTVDQRRWCDLKKRLKIAQPLHLPPRPDGRKFRAFTYDITQNIIFKRIIAVVVLINSMLLSITWIKGEVHTERLVVVSAVLNFVFVIEVVMKNIAFTPRGYWQSRRNRYDLLVTVAGVVWIFLQTILRNDLSYFFGFMVVILRFFTITGKHTTLKMLMLTVGVSVCKSFFIIFGMFLLVFFYALAGTILFGTVKYGEGIGRRANFGSPVTGVAMLFRIVTGEDWNKIMHDCMVQPPYCTPGNNYWETDCGNFTASLVYFCTFYVIITYIVLNLLVAIIMENFSLFYSNEEDALLSYADIRNFQNTWNIVDIHQRGVIPVRRVKFILRLLKGRLECDPQKDRLLFKYMCYELDKLHNGEDVTFHDVINMLSYRSVDIRKALQLEELLAREEFEYLVEEEVAKMTIRTWLEGCLKKIRAQNKQQNSLIAGLRATNEQLMLLKTPEDKTPTSGGEKPPGSATAAGPPTSDAFSPTFSSTENEEKDASGSAAVSTTGEPHGVQRVISGTKRAQVLNRSDSTGSSAGRKYLAPTTSDPQQRSTLTDKERLHISSQQKKKNSMTAVPILPPVVAASGSAIKRDLNRTSGFFTSGNSDGSQFHYPPNVVNHFGEQHGPLGSPSAIMGHIIAGSKLLPFNNQANAVYEVHDWWQEQVICTLHSDDEG
- the LOC105215519 gene encoding sodium leak channel NALCN isoform X4 produces the protein MIDRLHTRRLGAASNRSDTSSISAATTGVGGGVGAGTSGGGTITTPPASTSSSSGHSLQQQQQHSHSQQQFRSSLHHHHHSAGHSHFTFNTGGSYSQGHSSGSLSRISRKAGASLSASAQSGHGFDGTSSVNSPSVVNSGSGSASSGPALLPTMGPMLGTSTSGGTGIAGGQLGVHSQNVSSNTAGNSSAGGGGLGAGGSGSGAGIGAGVMGGIGGVGGGAIGGGVGMGICGGISSTMGPSSAAITGVPPIGLGLATGIGNKMLGRKQSLKGGEPFLADYGPEESLNESADIEWVNKLWVRRLMRLCALVSLASVSLNTPKTFERHPPLQYITFASDTAVTLLFTAEMIAKMHIRGVLHGEVPYLKDHWCQFDASMVFFLWISIILQIFEVIEIVPKYSYISILRAPRPLIMIRFLRVFLKFSMPKSRINQIFKRSSQQIYNVTLFFLFFMSLYGLLGVQFFGELKNHCVMNNSEYDDQGRPKLTINSLAIPDTFCSMDPDSGYQCSPGMICMKMDFLSSYVIGFNGFEDFATSIFTVYQAASQEGWVFIMYRAIDSLPAWRAAFYFSTMIFFLAWLVKNVFIAVITETFNEIRVQFQQMWGARGHIQKTAASQILSGNDSGWRLVTIDDNKHGGLAPETCHAILRSPYFRMLVMTVILANGIVMATMTFKHDGRPRNVFYEKYYYIEMAFTFFLDLETLFKIYCLGWRGYYKHSIHKFELLLALGTTIHIVPMFYLSGFTYFQVLRVVRLIKASPMLEGFVYKIFGPGKKLGSLIIFTMCLLIISSSISMQLFCFLCDFTKFESFPEAFMSMFQILTQEAWVEVMDETMVRTSKTLTPLVAVYFILYHLFVTLIVLSLFVAVILDNLELDEDIKKLKQLKFREQSAEIKETLPFRLRIFEKFPDSPQMTILHRIPNDFTLPKVRESFMKHFVIELETDDPSIVENCKRPMSECWESNVVFRKQKPVRIMNKTPKVRSAGSSLRKLAITHIINDSNNQRLMLGDSAMLPVVGGKGGLKSQGTITHSKPWRVDQKKFGSRSIRRSVRSGSIKLKQTYEHLMENGDIAAAPRANSGRARPHDLDIKLLQAKRQQAEMRRNQREEDLRENHPFFDTPLFLVPRESRFRKICQKIVHGRYDARLKDPLTGKERKVQYKSMHNFLGLVTYLDWLMIFVTTLSCISMMFETPSYRVMDHPTLQIAEYGFVVFMSLELALKILADGLFFTPKAYIKDVAAVLDVFIYVVSTSFLCWMPQQIPTSSGAQLLMILRCVRPLRIFTLVPHMRKVVYELCRGFKEILLVSTLLILLMFIFASYGVQLYGGRLARCNDPTILRREDCVGVFMRRVFVTKMKLVPANNESYPSMLVPRVWANPRRFNFDNIGDAMLTLFEVLSFKGWLDVRDVLIKAVGPIHAVYIHIYIFLGCMIGLTLFVGVVIANYSENKGTALLTVDQRRWCDLKKRLKIAQPLHLPPRPDGRKFRAFTYDITQNIIFKRIIAVVVLINSMLLSITWIKGEVHTERLVVVSAVLNFVFVIEVVMKNIAFTPRGYWQSRRNRYDLLVTVAGVVWIFLQTILRNDLSYFFGFMVVILRFFTITGKHTTLKMLMLTVGVSVCKSFFIIFGMFLLVFFYALAGTILFGTVKYGEGIGRRANFGSPVTGVAMLFRIVTGEDWNKIMHDCMVQPPYCTPGNNYWETDCGNFTASLVYFCTFYVIITYIVLNLLVAIIMENFSLFYSNEEDALLSYADIRNFQNTWNIVDIHQRGVIPVRRVKFILRLLKGRLECDPQKDRLLFKYMCYELDKLHNGEDVTFHDVINMLSYRSVDIRKALQLEELLAREEFEYLVEEEVAKMTIRTWLEGCLKKIRAQNKQQNSLIAGLRATNEQLMLLKTPEDKTPTSGGEKPPGSATAAGPPTSDAFSPTFSSTENEEKDASGSAAVSTTGEPHGVQRVISGTKRAQVLNRSDSTGSSAGRKYLAPTTSDPQQRSTLTDKERLHISSQQKKKNSMTAVPILPPVVAASGSAIKRDLNRTSGFFTSGNSDGSQFHYPPNVVNHFGEQHGPLGSPSAIMGHIIAGSKLLPFNNQANAVYEVHDWWQEQVICTLHSDDEG